A single genomic interval of uncultured Sphaerochaeta sp. harbors:
- a CDS encoding ATP-dependent DNA helicase — MTKHDIYQIFDKDGLLEQNFPSYEYREGQLNMADLVRESFERNAIAAIEAGTGIGKSFAYLAVALYAAMQSPDERTVVATSTINLQKQLYEKDIPMLFKFLGLSCKIALAVGRGNYLCINRFMQAKADSSLLAQDPASELYQVGQWIKESETGLFADFPGRLSGELKGEICSDGDLCQNHACAYFRDCFYFKAKAKAKDAKIIISNHHLLFTDAQSRFISDVGYEEEMILPPFNRLIIDEAHNIESNATEYFTEVYDSQQLLRQISKIQRSGRFRGKSLLEQLGEYSSEADIIDRIQDDIHLLTQNVGTLDQYLLGVFQKNDYQPVLIKPEHQGRLQQFVEAATSVSQASGRLAAKINTFLEQNKAPQELDTKINELKVRGTRIAMMSEVLTKFCNFTLWQDEVHWFNAESYGSHRQVQVCITPLSIAPLLVEAVFQKLDTVVCTSATLDLNDEFAFWSSRVGLPYDEERPFLKGAFSSPFDYRNRLLLLTPSDAPLYSKDKEEAYEAYLVDTIMSSVLSAGGGVLVLFTSYSMLKKVHQRLSETFEKEGLTLLCQGEYDRYTLLNRFINEKDSVLFATSSFWEGVDAPGETLRMVIIVKLPFTVPSDPVFKARCEAIDANGGSGFYQLALQSATMKLKQGFGRLLRSACDRGVVLILDSRVVSKNYGMYMIRSLPESYHPESETSGLSDKVENFLYGG, encoded by the coding sequence TTGACCAAGCATGACATCTATCAGATTTTTGATAAGGATGGGTTGTTGGAGCAGAACTTCCCCTCTTATGAGTATCGCGAGGGACAGCTCAATATGGCTGACCTTGTCAGGGAGAGTTTTGAACGCAATGCCATAGCAGCAATCGAGGCAGGGACCGGTATCGGTAAATCCTTTGCCTATCTTGCTGTTGCCCTGTATGCAGCCATGCAATCCCCTGATGAGCGCACGGTGGTCGCAACCAGTACGATCAACTTACAGAAACAGCTGTATGAGAAGGATATTCCCATGCTGTTCAAGTTTCTCGGTTTATCCTGCAAGATTGCACTTGCTGTGGGCAGGGGGAACTATCTCTGCATAAACCGATTCATGCAGGCAAAAGCTGATTCCTCTCTGCTTGCCCAAGACCCGGCCAGTGAGCTTTACCAGGTTGGGCAGTGGATCAAGGAGAGCGAAACAGGCCTATTTGCCGACTTTCCTGGAAGACTGAGTGGAGAACTGAAAGGGGAGATCTGCAGTGACGGGGACCTCTGCCAGAACCACGCCTGTGCATACTTTCGAGACTGTTTCTATTTCAAGGCAAAGGCAAAGGCGAAGGATGCGAAAATCATTATCAGCAACCACCACTTGCTCTTTACCGATGCCCAGAGTCGATTTATCAGTGATGTAGGCTACGAAGAGGAGATGATTCTTCCTCCGTTCAATCGCCTGATCATCGATGAGGCTCACAATATTGAGTCGAATGCAACCGAGTATTTCACCGAGGTGTATGACTCACAGCAATTGTTGCGCCAGATCTCGAAGATCCAACGCTCCGGCCGGTTCAGGGGAAAAAGTCTCTTGGAGCAACTGGGAGAATACAGCAGCGAAGCTGATATCATTGACCGAATCCAGGATGACATCCATCTCCTGACCCAGAACGTGGGTACGCTCGACCAGTACCTGCTTGGTGTTTTCCAGAAGAACGACTACCAGCCGGTGCTGATAAAACCGGAACACCAAGGTCGTTTGCAACAGTTTGTTGAGGCGGCCACCAGTGTATCCCAGGCAAGCGGGAGACTTGCTGCGAAGATCAATACCTTTCTTGAACAGAACAAGGCTCCCCAGGAACTGGATACCAAGATTAATGAGCTGAAGGTACGCGGTACACGGATTGCCATGATGAGCGAGGTGCTGACCAAGTTCTGTAATTTCACACTCTGGCAAGATGAAGTGCACTGGTTCAATGCTGAATCCTATGGATCCCACCGGCAGGTGCAGGTATGCATAACCCCCCTTTCCATTGCCCCCCTGCTTGTAGAGGCGGTCTTCCAGAAACTCGATACCGTGGTATGTACTTCTGCAACCCTTGACCTGAATGATGAATTTGCATTTTGGTCCAGTCGGGTTGGACTTCCCTATGATGAGGAACGTCCCTTTCTCAAGGGAGCTTTCTCCTCCCCCTTTGATTACCGAAACCGATTGTTGCTTCTAACCCCATCAGATGCTCCCTTGTACAGCAAGGATAAGGAAGAGGCATATGAGGCGTATCTTGTAGATACCATTATGTCCTCAGTACTTTCAGCAGGAGGGGGAGTGCTGGTTTTGTTCACCAGCTACTCCATGCTGAAGAAGGTACACCAGAGACTCAGTGAAACGTTTGAGAAAGAGGGTTTGACCTTGCTCTGCCAAGGGGAGTATGACCGATATACATTGCTCAACAGGTTTATCAATGAGAAGGACAGTGTTCTCTTCGCTACCTCCTCCTTCTGGGAAGGGGTTGATGCACCAGGGGAGACTCTTCGCATGGTCATCATCGTGAAGCTGCCATTCACTGTTCCCTCTGACCCGGTGTTCAAGGCTCGTTGTGAGGCAATAGATGCCAATGGGGGAAGTGGGTTCTACCAACTTGCCTTGCAATCGGCAACCATGAAACTGAAGCAGGGATTTGGACGATTGTTGCGTTCAGCCTGCGATCGTGGTGTAGTCCTCATTCTGGATAGCCGGGTGGTGAGCAAGAACTATGGTATGTACATGATTCGTTCATTACCTGAGAGCTATCACCCCGAGAGCGAGACTTCAGGATTATCAGATAAGGTAGAGAATTTCCTCTATGGAGGATGA
- the murG gene encoding undecaprenyldiphospho-muramoylpentapeptide beta-N-acetylglucosaminyltransferase, translating into MVYQIDTIPLEQPLLLCYNDAMVVCYTGGGTLGHVFPALAVHEELALSPGYRCLWIGREEASEKEAVGRYGIPFFSIRWGKLRRYWSFRNFLDIGNICIAFFQALRILRDERPEVLFSKGGFVSVPPVLAAAVLRIPVVSHESDATPGLATRINARFSSRICVPFPEGFTSLKKHKLVVTGNPVRRSLVLASRQDALQRPAFLGPAEPLILILGGSSGSAQINELVRESLDSLTEMGYVYHQCGAKDVQHIVHDHYQEVPFIDEALPLLLKHATVVVSRSGANTLAEIALFGCPSLLIPLGGATSRGDQIDNARLFEEREAATVLYPDTLDVKQFLEGVSSLVTDEKLRFRLRGNLGKLAHETSAQQIVTVLKTVKESTCSGV; encoded by the coding sequence ATGGTGTATCAAATTGATACAATTCCACTGGAGCAACCACTTCTGTTGTGCTATAATGATGCCATGGTAGTCTGTTACACAGGGGGAGGAACCCTCGGACACGTTTTTCCTGCCTTGGCAGTTCATGAGGAGCTTGCTCTTTCTCCGGGGTACCGCTGCCTTTGGATTGGGCGTGAAGAGGCCTCGGAGAAGGAGGCTGTAGGGCGTTATGGTATTCCCTTCTTTTCCATACGGTGGGGAAAGCTACGAAGATACTGGTCCTTCAGGAACTTTCTCGACATCGGAAATATATGTATTGCATTCTTCCAGGCGCTTCGTATCCTGAGAGACGAGAGACCTGAGGTACTCTTCTCCAAGGGAGGGTTTGTATCAGTACCCCCAGTATTGGCGGCGGCAGTATTGCGTATTCCGGTGGTAAGTCATGAGAGCGATGCAACACCCGGTCTGGCGACCAGGATAAATGCAAGGTTTTCATCACGTATCTGTGTTCCCTTTCCCGAGGGGTTCACATCGCTGAAGAAGCATAAGCTGGTGGTCACCGGCAACCCGGTACGCCGATCTCTGGTGCTCGCATCAAGACAAGATGCATTGCAAAGGCCAGCGTTCTTAGGGCCGGCAGAGCCCTTGATTCTTATACTGGGAGGCAGTAGTGGTTCAGCACAGATTAATGAGTTGGTGCGAGAGTCTCTTGATTCCCTCACTGAGATGGGATATGTCTATCATCAGTGCGGGGCAAAGGATGTACAACATATAGTACATGACCACTATCAGGAGGTGCCATTCATTGATGAGGCGTTGCCCCTCCTATTGAAACATGCCACAGTGGTTGTTAGCCGATCAGGGGCGAATACCTTGGCTGAAATTGCGTTGTTTGGGTGTCCATCCCTGCTCATTCCCCTTGGTGGGGCAACGAGCAGAGGTGACCAGATAGACAATGCTCGTCTGTTTGAAGAGAGGGAAGCGGCAACAGTGCTCTATCCAGACACCTTGGATGTGAAGCAATTTCTGGAAGGTGTCTCTTCCTTGGTTACTGACGAGAAGCTTCGCTTCAGGTTGCGTGGCAATCTGGGAAAGCTTGCTCATGAAACGAGTGCACAACAAATAGTAACTGTGCTGAAAACAGTGAAGGAGTCAACATGCAGTGGGGTTTGA
- a CDS encoding sigma-54 dependent transcriptional regulator has protein sequence MSRNILICDDERNIRNGLALAMELEGFETLEAEDGKVAWDMVNKQSVDLVITDLRMPNMSGEELLKKINSAYPRMPVIVLTGHGTIETAVEAMRSGAIDFFTKPVDLDRLTLVVKKALSNNDLYVEHERLKEEVAQLKARNRYDRIIGKSQKMVELMDIVSQVAPTKASVLVTGESGVGKELVADAIHELSNRSKGPLVKVHCAALTSSLLESELFGHEKGSFTGAVKEKRGRFELADGGTIFLDEIGEIDAATQVKLLRVLQEKQFERVGGEKPISVDVRIVCATNRDLLKEIEKGNFREDLYYRLNVVHLEVPPLRERKDDIPLLMTSFLTLFSKENNRSIEGFSPQAKRALLSYDWPGNIRELRNCIESAVVLARGSVIEYDDLPPSVTKAENSQNLSLDVGITLAEAEKQLIISTLAQCGGNKTKAAEVLGIGRKTLHRKVQEYHIDQA, from the coding sequence ATGAGTCGTAACATCCTGATATGTGATGATGAGAGAAATATCAGAAACGGCCTAGCCTTAGCCATGGAACTTGAAGGTTTTGAAACCCTTGAGGCAGAGGATGGAAAGGTAGCCTGGGATATGGTGAACAAGCAGTCGGTTGATCTTGTCATCACTGACCTGAGAATGCCGAACATGAGTGGAGAGGAATTGCTGAAGAAGATCAACAGTGCCTATCCCCGCATGCCGGTTATTGTACTCACCGGTCATGGGACCATTGAGACTGCAGTGGAAGCAATGCGCTCGGGAGCCATCGATTTCTTCACCAAGCCGGTGGACCTGGACCGCTTGACCCTGGTGGTTAAGAAAGCACTCTCCAATAATGATCTCTATGTAGAACATGAGCGGCTGAAAGAGGAAGTTGCCCAACTCAAGGCTCGTAATCGGTATGACAGAATCATCGGCAAGAGCCAGAAAATGGTGGAGCTGATGGACATTGTAAGCCAGGTTGCGCCAACAAAGGCCTCGGTGCTGGTCACCGGGGAGAGTGGTGTAGGCAAGGAGCTTGTTGCCGATGCAATCCATGAACTGAGCAATAGAAGCAAGGGGCCCTTGGTGAAAGTGCACTGTGCTGCCCTGACTTCGAGCTTGTTGGAAAGTGAGTTGTTTGGACACGAGAAGGGGTCCTTTACCGGGGCGGTGAAAGAGAAACGCGGACGGTTCGAACTAGCTGATGGAGGAACAATCTTCCTCGATGAAATCGGAGAGATTGATGCAGCCACCCAGGTGAAACTACTGAGGGTGTTGCAGGAGAAGCAGTTTGAACGGGTAGGTGGAGAGAAACCCATTTCTGTCGATGTCCGTATCGTGTGTGCAACCAACCGGGATCTGCTCAAGGAGATTGAGAAAGGCAATTTCCGTGAGGATCTATACTACAGACTTAATGTCGTTCATCTCGAGGTACCTCCACTGAGGGAAAGGAAAGATGATATTCCACTCCTGATGACCTCATTCCTTACTTTGTTCAGCAAGGAGAACAACCGTAGTATTGAGGGGTTCTCCCCTCAGGCAAAACGCGCCTTGCTCAGTTACGACTGGCCGGGGAATATCCGGGAACTCAGGAATTGCATAGAGAGCGCCGTTGTGCTTGCCCGTGGGTCGGTCATTGAGTATGATGACCTGCCCCCAAGTGTCACCAAGGCGGAGAATTCACAGAATCTCTCCCTCGATGTCGGCATAACCTTGGCTGAGGCGGAAAAGCAGTTGATCATCAGCACCCTTGCACAGTGTGGGGGAAATAAGACCAAGGCAGCAGAAGTCTTGGGTATTGGAAGGAAAACCTTGCATAGAAAAGTACAGGAATATCACATTGACCAAGCATGA
- a CDS encoding ATP-binding protein, whose product MKNFVQRAIQKIDQLDTNQIVEILKSQSSDLEMLESVLESIQDGVILTDERKIVHYANSRCRTLIPMARMRNYEGMALSRVIEDEHVLHYIMLALKGKHQDEENEFTFQKGTKMQTIAVTVYSYLNSSERMRSSFVIMLSDVTEHNANEARLRRSENLASMTTMAAGVAHEIKNPLAAMGIHLQLLKKAFERKESLTLDDAERYLSVLEEEISRLNGIVVDFLFAVRPMDTRLRLAQMTKTLEDICSFVEPELEEHSVYLIKDFASSLPRLEYDEHLLKQAVLNLIKNAMNAMEGGGKLILQTRLDGDHVVLKIQDTGIGMDEETQQKIFEPYFTTKATGTGLGLTVVYKILKEHKGDITVQSKLGEGTVFTLTFPVPKSERLALKWDTVAEVHYES is encoded by the coding sequence ATGAAAAACTTTGTCCAACGGGCAATCCAGAAGATTGACCAACTTGATACCAACCAGATAGTGGAGATTCTGAAGAGTCAATCCAGTGATCTTGAGATGCTGGAGAGTGTGCTTGAGTCAATCCAGGATGGGGTAATCCTGACCGACGAGAGAAAAATCGTTCACTATGCAAACAGCAGATGCCGTACCCTTATTCCCATGGCAAGAATGCGGAATTATGAAGGGATGGCCCTTTCCAGGGTCATTGAGGATGAACATGTCCTCCACTATATTATGCTGGCACTCAAGGGAAAGCATCAGGATGAAGAGAACGAGTTCACGTTCCAGAAAGGAACCAAGATGCAGACCATCGCTGTGACGGTTTATTCCTACTTGAACAGCTCTGAGAGAATGAGGTCTTCCTTTGTGATCATGTTGAGTGATGTCACTGAGCATAATGCAAATGAGGCAAGGCTCCGCAGAAGTGAAAACCTTGCATCGATGACCACCATGGCCGCAGGGGTAGCCCATGAAATCAAGAATCCGCTTGCAGCGATGGGAATTCATTTGCAACTCCTGAAAAAAGCATTTGAAAGGAAGGAGTCACTTACCCTTGATGATGCAGAGCGGTATCTCTCTGTCTTGGAGGAGGAAATCAGTCGCCTCAACGGTATTGTGGTGGATTTTCTCTTTGCGGTACGGCCCATGGATACACGCCTCCGCCTTGCTCAGATGACCAAGACATTGGAGGATATCTGCTCGTTCGTGGAGCCGGAACTGGAAGAGCATAGCGTTTATTTGATCAAGGACTTTGCATCTTCCCTGCCCAGGTTGGAATATGATGAACATCTGCTCAAACAGGCAGTACTCAACCTAATAAAGAATGCAATGAACGCCATGGAGGGTGGGGGTAAACTCATTCTCCAGACCAGACTTGATGGGGACCATGTGGTCTTGAAGATCCAGGATACCGGTATTGGTATGGATGAGGAGACGCAACAGAAGATATTTGAGCCATACTTCACGACCAAGGCAACCGGTACGGGGCTTGGACTGACAGTGGTCTACAAGATTTTGAAAGAACACAAGGGAGATATTACGGTGCAGAGCAAGCTTGGAGAGGGAACTGTTTTTACCCTTACATTCCCGGTTCCCAAGAGTGAACGGCTTGCGCTGAAGTGGGATACGGTAGCGGAGGTGCACTATGAGTCGTAA
- the secA gene encoding preprotein translocase subunit SecA, whose product MGTSLFTKLFGTKQDKDLKSLKPLVELVNKEAAWAESLSAEEVRQQTQSFKDQVEQGASLDSLLPKAFALAREAANRVLGERHYDVQIMGAAVLHQGKILEMKTGEGKTLTCVPAAYLNALTGKGVHVVTVNDYLASRDASWMGPVYEYLGLSVGVILSSMDNEAKRSSYSKDITYGTNNEFGFDYLRDNMKWSEQEKIQPKHHYCIIDEIDSILIDEARTPLIISGQSEDDSAQVLGAAKIAPLLTECEKNPDTGDYYEPDPLARFDRKAPVFDEHGDYKLDEKQKRVSFTNQGMNHIEELLNKYHIINGSLYEDENFEYVHYVTQAVKALRLYTADVDYVVVEGQVQIVDEFTGRILHGRRYSEGLHQAIEAKEKIKILGQNKTLATITYQNFFRMYDKISGMTGTADTEAPEFLKIYGLDVVVIPTNKPIVRKDFPDLVYYNEEFKFKAICEEIQKVHSTGQPILVGTISIEKSELLSVLLRRMGVKHEVLNAKNHAREALIIENAGAKGAVTIATNMAGRGTDIKLGGSLDGRARAICGADATAEELAEAIKKVYPAWKHDYEEVKELGGLYILGTERHESRRIDNQLRGRSGRQGDPGASRFFVSLDDPLMRLFASENLKTMLGKIGMQDGEPIEHRMLSNAIEKAQKRVEDRNFEIRKHLLDYDDVLNEQRNYLYDERDAILSDEHLLERVRGICHDISDDMVDQVFSDGKGDKKGIKLLEEMLTTFHLEIPPLPEQASAEEYKQQLRQYIDKEIDDKVALTGEKPFNDFLRFNYLRQIDLRWQDHLTALEDLRDAVGLRSYAQRNPLVEYKVEGFEIFTEMLEGIKVFMAQTLVRVKITKPEQQYRQKAKEAKTVESHQAQGAFSSASQGPRRVQGGGDTAPVTVRRQTPKVGRNDPCPCGSGKKYKHCCGKNA is encoded by the coding sequence ATGGGCACCTCACTATTTACCAAACTGTTCGGAACCAAACAAGATAAGGACCTCAAATCCCTCAAGCCACTCGTAGAGCTGGTTAACAAGGAAGCAGCCTGGGCAGAGAGCCTCAGTGCTGAAGAGGTGCGCCAGCAAACCCAAAGCTTCAAGGATCAGGTGGAACAAGGTGCAAGCCTTGACTCCCTCTTACCCAAGGCATTCGCACTGGCACGAGAAGCAGCAAACCGAGTATTGGGCGAACGACACTACGATGTGCAGATCATGGGAGCGGCGGTGCTTCATCAGGGAAAGATCCTGGAAATGAAAACAGGTGAAGGAAAGACCCTCACCTGTGTTCCGGCCGCATATTTGAATGCGCTTACAGGAAAGGGTGTCCATGTAGTGACCGTCAACGACTATCTTGCAAGTCGTGATGCTTCCTGGATGGGCCCTGTCTATGAGTACCTGGGCCTTTCTGTGGGGGTAATCCTCTCATCCATGGATAATGAGGCAAAACGGAGTTCTTACTCCAAGGATATTACATACGGTACAAACAATGAGTTTGGGTTTGACTATCTCAGGGATAATATGAAGTGGTCTGAGCAAGAAAAGATACAGCCAAAACACCACTACTGTATCATCGATGAGATTGACTCAATCCTTATCGATGAGGCAAGGACCCCCTTGATCATCAGCGGACAGAGTGAGGATGACTCTGCACAGGTACTGGGAGCAGCTAAGATAGCACCTCTACTCACTGAATGTGAAAAGAATCCTGATACCGGTGATTACTATGAACCCGACCCACTCGCCCGTTTCGATCGCAAGGCTCCCGTATTCGATGAACATGGGGACTACAAGCTGGACGAAAAGCAAAAGCGGGTTTCTTTCACCAACCAAGGAATGAACCATATTGAGGAATTACTGAACAAGTACCATATCATCAACGGTTCACTCTATGAGGATGAGAACTTCGAGTATGTCCACTACGTCACCCAGGCAGTAAAGGCTCTTCGTCTCTATACCGCCGATGTAGACTATGTGGTCGTTGAAGGACAGGTGCAGATTGTTGATGAATTCACCGGCCGTATACTCCACGGCAGGCGCTACAGCGAGGGTCTTCATCAGGCAATTGAGGCAAAGGAAAAAATCAAGATCCTTGGACAGAACAAGACGCTCGCCACAATCACATACCAGAACTTCTTCAGGATGTACGACAAGATCAGTGGTATGACCGGTACCGCAGATACCGAAGCTCCTGAGTTCCTCAAGATCTACGGCCTCGATGTTGTGGTCATCCCGACCAACAAGCCGATCGTCAGAAAAGATTTTCCGGATTTGGTCTACTATAATGAAGAGTTCAAGTTCAAGGCCATCTGTGAGGAGATCCAGAAGGTCCATAGTACGGGTCAACCGATCCTTGTCGGTACCATCAGTATTGAGAAGAGCGAGCTGCTCTCAGTCCTGCTTCGCAGGATGGGCGTCAAGCACGAGGTACTCAATGCCAAGAACCATGCCAGAGAGGCCTTGATCATCGAGAACGCTGGTGCCAAAGGTGCGGTTACCATTGCCACAAACATGGCAGGAAGAGGAACCGATATCAAGCTTGGTGGCAGCCTTGACGGGAGAGCAAGAGCCATCTGTGGGGCTGATGCTACTGCAGAGGAGCTTGCTGAAGCAATCAAGAAAGTATATCCAGCATGGAAGCATGATTATGAAGAGGTAAAGGAGCTCGGCGGGCTCTATATCCTTGGCACTGAAAGACATGAATCCAGACGTATCGATAATCAGCTGCGTGGTCGAAGTGGCCGTCAGGGTGACCCTGGTGCAAGCCGGTTCTTTGTCTCCCTGGATGATCCCCTGATGCGCCTGTTCGCCTCTGAAAACCTGAAGACCATGCTCGGCAAGATTGGCATGCAAGATGGGGAGCCCATTGAACACCGTATGCTGAGCAATGCAATCGAGAAAGCCCAGAAGCGTGTAGAGGATCGCAACTTTGAAATCAGGAAACACCTTCTTGATTATGATGATGTGCTCAATGAACAGAGAAATTATCTCTATGACGAGCGTGATGCAATCCTTAGCGATGAGCATCTACTGGAACGTGTCAGGGGCATTTGTCATGATATCAGCGATGATATGGTTGACCAGGTATTCTCCGATGGCAAGGGTGACAAGAAAGGAATCAAATTACTTGAGGAGATGCTCACCACATTCCACCTTGAGATTCCTCCCCTTCCCGAGCAAGCTTCTGCAGAGGAGTACAAACAACAACTACGGCAGTATATCGACAAGGAGATTGATGACAAGGTTGCCCTCACTGGAGAGAAACCATTCAACGATTTCCTCCGTTTCAACTACCTCCGTCAGATCGATCTCAGATGGCAGGACCATCTCACTGCTCTTGAGGATCTTCGTGATGCCGTGGGCTTGAGAAGCTACGCACAACGTAATCCCCTGGTTGAGTACAAGGTGGAAGGATTTGAGATTTTCACTGAGATGCTTGAAGGAATCAAGGTATTCATGGCACAAACCCTGGTCAGGGTGAAGATTACCAAACCGGAACAGCAGTACCGACAGAAGGCCAAGGAAGCCAAGACGGTGGAGAGTCACCAGGCACAAGGTGCTTTCAGTAGTGCAAGCCAAGGCCCCAGGAGAGTACAAGGTGGAGGAGACACGGCTCCCGTTACGGTAAGAAGACAGACCCCAAAGGTGGGAAGGAATGATCCATGCCCATGTGGGAGCGGTAAGAAATACAAGCATTGCTGCGGAAAGAATGCTTGA
- a CDS encoding co-chaperone GroES, with protein MTIKPLADRVLVKMEELQEKTASGLYIPQTAQEKTQIGVVVAVGEGTEDVKMNVKEGDRVMHDKYAGTSVKADGTEYLILSMKDILAIIE; from the coding sequence ATGACCATTAAGCCTTTGGCAGACAGAGTATTGGTAAAGATGGAAGAGCTGCAGGAGAAGACCGCAAGCGGTCTCTACATTCCCCAGACAGCACAAGAAAAGACCCAGATCGGAGTGGTCGTGGCAGTCGGCGAAGGAACCGAAGACGTAAAGATGAACGTCAAGGAAGGGGATCGCGTCATGCATGACAAGTATGCCGGAACTTCTGTAAAAGCCGATGGCACCGAATACCTGATTCTCAGCATGAAGGATATTCTTGCAATCATCGAGTAG
- a CDS encoding CvpA family protein, which yields MQWGLTIGSVYFNSIDIIVFSLAIIGGIADTLSGFADAFSHRSGYIVGFFSALMFTKLIAALLVQSFALPSLLASLISFVILFLIGYALMRFVGNLLETALNATGLRSVNGLLGFLWGVVEVGIVCALVIYVLELQTVFDLSQIFDKSQFTLNVVRPLVPETVNWFASTVQAPNV from the coding sequence ATGCAGTGGGGTTTGACTATAGGTTCTGTATATTTCAATTCGATTGATATTATCGTTTTCTCGCTTGCAATCATTGGAGGAATCGCAGACACCCTTAGCGGGTTTGCTGATGCATTCAGCCATCGTAGTGGTTACATTGTCGGGTTTTTCTCTGCACTGATGTTCACCAAGCTGATCGCTGCATTGTTGGTTCAATCATTCGCACTTCCCAGTCTGCTTGCAAGTCTTATCAGTTTTGTAATCCTGTTCTTGATTGGCTATGCCTTGATGCGATTTGTAGGAAACCTCTTGGAAACAGCACTGAATGCAACCGGCCTTCGCTCGGTCAATGGCCTGCTTGGTTTCCTGTGGGGAGTCGTTGAAGTTGGCATTGTGTGTGCCCTGGTGATCTATGTGCTGGAACTTCAAACGGTCTTTGACCTCTCGCAAATATTCGATAAAAGCCAATTTACCCTCAATGTAGTGAGGCCATTGGTTCCTGAGACCGTAAACTGGTTCGCTTCAACAGTGCAGGCGCCGAATGTTTGA